The following is a genomic window from Candidatus Hydrogenedentota bacterium.
GATTGTCTCGCAGAATCCGGCGGGGGGCGCCGAGTCCGAGGCGGGCGCGTCGGTGGACCTGGTGGTGAGTCTTGGCCCCGATGTCACCGAAGGCGAGGGCGAACCCGAAGGCGAGGGGGAACCCGAGGGCGAGGGGGAGGGCGAACCGCCGGTCGAGGTCACCGCGCCCTCCCTGTCCGGGCTCTCCCTGGAGGAGGCCATACAGGCGCTGCTTGCCCTGGGGTTGAGTGTCGGACAAACCGTTGAGGAGTCCAGCGACGAAGTGCCCGCCGGTCAGATTATAGGGCAGTTGCCGGAGGCGGGAACACTTTTGACGGCCGGCGACTTGGTGAATCTGGTTGTCTCCTCCGGTCCCGGGGACCATGGCTGCCTGGGATGTCTCCGGGATTATTTCGGCTGGGACTGGCTGAAAAAACGGACCGGCGACCTGTTCCTGACGGGTTTGGGCATTCTGGCGCTGGCCTTGCTGTCGCGGGGCAGGCTGGGCTGATCCGGCCGCATGGCCGGCGGATTTTTGCGACGGCGGGCCCGAAAGGGCCCGCCGTTTCGCGCATGGCGTCGTGCCGGGGGCATGGTATAGACTTTCCGGGCATACCGCAGCCGTCGCCCCCATTGAAGAGCAGGAAAAAACGCAAAGGAGTCCCGCGCCATGCCCGCCGCACCCGGCAAGAAGAACTCCGCCCGAGCAGAAAAAAACACCACCGCGAAAGCGAGGAAGACACCCCGGACGAGGAAGCCGGAGGAGATGTCGCTTGAGCAGTGGCAGATTGCGCTGCGGCGCGAGTTTGGCCGCGACCAGTCGTTCACATTCAAGAATCTCGGCAGGGAGCCGTTCTTCTCGGAGTTTGCCGTGACGAACCCGAAGAGCGGGCGCACGTACCGGGTGGCGGTCCGGGGCGCGGCGCCTGGGGACAATTTCTGCTCGTGCCCGGATTTCACGGTGAACACGCTGGGCACCTGCAAGCATGTGGAGTGGCTGCTGGGGAGGCTGGAGCGCAAACGCGGCGCGAAGCAGGCCTTCCGGGCGGGTTTTCATCCGCCCTATTCTGAGGTTTTCGTGCGCTACGGGGCGGAGCGCCGCGTCTGTTTCCGTCCGGGCACGGCCTGTTCAAAGGCCCGGCTGGAGCGGGCGGGGACGTATTTTGACGCGCAGGGTTTTCTGCGCCCGGAACGGGTGGGCGAGTTCGGCGAGTTTGTGCGGGACTCCGCCAACGCGGGGCACGAGGTGCGCATTTATGAGGACGCCCTGGAGCTGGTGGCCCGCCTGCGGGACGACGCGTCGCGGCGGCACCGGATTGCCAGGGAATTCGAGGGGCCGGGCGCGGAGAAGGCGTTCAAGGCGCTGGTGAAGACCCGGCTGTACCCCTACCAGCAGAAGGGCGCGCTGTTCGCGGCGAAGGCCGGGCGCTGCCTCATCGCCGACGACATGGGTCTGGGCAAGACCGTGCAGGCGATCACGGCGGTGGAGATTCTGGCGAAAACGGCGGGGGTCGGGCGGGTGCTGGTGGTGTGCCCGACGGCGCTCAAGCACCAGTGGAAACAGGAGATCGAACGGTTCACGGCGCGGACGGCGCGGGTGGTCGAGGGGCTGTCGCCCGAGCGCCGCCGCCTGTACGGCGCGGAGGATTTCTACAAAATCACCAACTATGACACGGTCCACCGGGACCTTGCGCACATCGCGCGGTGGCGGCCGGACGTGGTCATCCTGGACGAGGCGCAGCGCATCAAGAACTGGGAGACCCGCCGCGCCCAAAGCGTGAAACGGATAGACAGCCCGCACGCGATTGTGCTGACGGGCACCCCGCTGGAGAACCGCCTCTCGGAGCTGCACTCGATCATGGAGTTTGTGGACCGGTTCCATCTCGGCCCGCTGTTCCGTTTTCTGCACGAGCACCAGCATGTGGACGACCACGGCCGGGTGGTCGGGTACCGGAACCTCGACCACATCAAGGAGAGCCTTTCGGCGGTGCTGGTGCGCCGCAGAAAGAAGGACGTGCTGCTCGAATTGCCGGAGCGCACGGACAAGCATTTCTTTGTGGACATGACGGAGGCGCAGCGCGCCATCCACGAGGAGAACCGCGACACGGTGGCCCAGATAGTGGCGAAATGGCGCCGCATGGGCTTCCTGACCGAGCACGACCAGCGCAGGCTGATGATCTCCCTCCAATTCATGCGCATGTCCTGCAACAGCGCCTACCTGGTGGACAAGGTGACCCGGACCGGGCCGAAGATTGACGAGTGCCACGCCCTGCTGCGGGACATCCTCGAATCGCCGGACACCAAGGTGGTGGTCTTCAGCCAGTGGCTGGGCACCCACGAGCTGCTGATGGAGCGCATGAACGGCGACGGCGGGGCCTGCGCCTTCTACCACGGCTCGCTGGACTCGAAAAACCGAAAGTCCGTCATTGACCGGTTCAAGAACGACGCGGGGTGCCGGGTGCTCTTCTGCACCGACTCGGGCGGTGTCGGCCTGAACCTCCAGATCGCCTCGGCGCTTGTCAACATGGACCAGCCGTGGAACCCCGCCGTGCTCGAACAGCGCGTCGGGCGTGTCCACCGCCTCGGCCAGCACCGCAACGTGCAGGTGTACCATTTCATCGCGCGGGACACCATCGAGCACGGCATGCTGGACGTGCTGAAGTTCAAGTCCGCCATGTTCGAGGGGGTGCTGGACGGCGGCGAGACGGAGATTTTCCTCGGCGGCAGCAAAATGAAGAAGTTCATGGACACGGTGGACCAGGTCTCCGGCGCCATCCCGGCGCATGTGCCCGTGGCCGAGGAGTTTGCCGAGCCGGAGCTGACCCCGGAGGACGAGGCCCCCTGGGAGGAGCCGGACGAGGAGAAGAAGGAAGAGGCGCGGGAGGAGCGCGTTGCGGCGGCGGCACAACCCCAGTCCCCCCTGGACGGATTGCTGGAACTGGGTGCGGAGCTGCTGAATCAGTTCAGCCGGGGCATGCGAGAAGGTGGCGGAGCACAGGCGCCGGTCCGTCTGGAAAACCTGGTCGTGCGCGACGGGAAAACGGGCCGCGCGGCGGTTCACATCCCCCTGCCCGACGCCGACACGGCGCAAAAACTTGGGGACCTGCTGGGCGGCCTCGGCGCGCTGTTGAAAGGCTTCGCAAAGGACCGGTAGCGCGGGGTCCGGAGGGCGCGTCATTCCGGGAATTGGGGCACGGTGGACGAGGTGGACGGGGTGGACATGACACAGCCGTTGGAGAAAACCATACCTTGAGACGGCAAGTAAACATTCCTGTGCGACCCCTTCAGGGTCGGCATGTTTTGGTTCGGTTACCCGGGGCAGGCCGAGCCCTTCAGGCTTCGGCCAACCCCGGGCTTTCATGTGCCGCCTCCTCGGGCCAAAGGACATGAACAACCGGAAGCAACCCGGCAGGCACAGATTTCGCGCCGGCACCAACCCGAACAGGGTCGCCTGCGGCGTGGTTAAATGCTCCGTATTGCGGCCATGGGCCCGCCGGTTTGCGCACGGGTCCGTTTTCCCGGAAACCTGATGGATTGCGCGCTCCCGGTTTGCCGTTATAATGGGTGAAGTGCCGGGGTGGCCTGTCCGCCCCCCAAACATGAGGAGTGCCGCCATGAAATTCACAGGTTGCCTTTGGGTGTTGGGCATGGGGTTATGCCTTGCGGCGGGGGCGGAGGGGTTTCAGGCGGGCTTCGCCCGGACGGACCTCACGCCGGCCGTGGGCGCCCAGATGCCGGGGGGCTACAATGAGCATCTGTCAAAGGGGGTGCGCGACCCGCTCTTCGCGGAGGCGGCGGTCTTCACCTCCGGGGAGACCACGGTCGCTGTGGTGGGGGTGGACCTGATTATGATACCGCGCGCGGTGGTGCTGGAGGCGCGGCGTCTGGCGGAGGAGCGCTGCGGAGTGCCGGGGGCGAACATCCTCATCGGCGCGAGCCACACGCACACGGGCGGGCCGATTGTGGACTGCTTCGGCTCGACCAGCGACCCGGCGTACAGCCGGTTCGCGGCGGAGCGCATCGCCGAGGCGGTGTGCCTGGCGCACGCGGCGCGGGTGGAGGCGCGCCTGGCCACGGCCTCGGGCGAGGCGCGGGGCGTCGCGTTCAACCGGCGCTTTTTCATGAAGGACGGCTCGGTCATCACGCACCCCGGCAAGATGAACCCGGACATTGTGAAGCCCGCCGGGCCGGTGGACGCGGAGGTGGGCCTCATCGCGGCGGAAGACTTGGAGGGGAACCTGCTGGGCTGCGTGGTGAACCACGGGATGCACGGCACGACTATTGGCGGCTCGGAATTCTCGGCGGACTGGCCGTATTTCCTTCGGAAGACCGTGCGCGGCGGCGTGGGCGCGGACATTGGCGTGGTCTTTCTGAACGGCGCGTGCGGCGACGTGACGCAGGTGAACAACCAGTCGCCGGAGTCCAATTTCGGGGAAAAGAGCGCGCGGCTTATCGGGATGACCGTGGGCGGCGAGGTGCTGAAGCTGCTGGCAGGCGCGGAGTTCACGCCGGACGCGACCGTGGCGGCGGTGGCGGAGGAGGCGGCGCTGCCCATCCGCGATTTGGGGGAAAGCGACGAGGCGCTGGTGGACCGTGAGGCGCCGCCCTTCGGGCTGGGTTCCGGATCGCGGGAGATGTACCTGCGCGAGGCGAACATGGTGCGGGCCATGCGCGAAGCGTCCCCCGTGGTGACGGAGGAGATACAGGCGCTGCGCGTCGGCAACGCGGCCATCGTGTCGAATCCGACGGAGTTCTTCAGTGCCCTGGGTCTCGCCATCAAGGCGGAGCAGCCCTGGAAGCCGGTGATGGTGACGGAGCTGGCGAACGGCTACGCGGGCTACGCCCCCACACGGGAGGCCTACGATCAGGGCGGCTATGAGCCGCGCACGGCGCGGAGCAGTTTTATGGCGCCCGGTGCGGGCGAGCAGATTGTGGAGCTGTCGCGGCGGCTGCTGGCGGCGCTGGAGGAGGGCGAGTAAGTGGACGGCGTGGACGAAGTGGACGAAGTGGACGAAGTGGACGAAGTGGACGCGGCCAAGGACGCCGGGTACAGCCACCGACGCGGAGGTGGGCATCCTCTCCGGGCCGTGGCCCTGGGCCGCGCCGTTGGCAGTCCCCTCCACCATCGCCAAGGGGACTGGCAACGGTTGCGCCAACGGCTCAACATCATGTCCATATTCCCCATTGGCAACCGGTGCCTGTACCCGAGCATGCACAATCTCGCAGGACGACTGGTGTCAGCGGCCGGGTACAGCCACCAGCGCGGAGGTGGGCATCCTCTCCGGGCCGTGGCCATGGGCCGCGCCGTTGGCAGTCCCCTCCACGATCGCCAGGGGGACTGGCAACGGTTGCGCCAACGGCTCAACACCATGTCCATATCCCCCATTCGCAACCGGTGCCTGTACCCGAGCACCGGAGGATCCCCTACAGCCCCGCACCGTGATATTATTTTCCAAGATATCGCCTTTGAAAAGAGAAAATCCCCCCCCTGCCCCCCCGCAAGCAGGGGGGAGAAGAAAATAACGCGGCTTGGAACGGCGGCTGTCCTCTTTTTTGCTGTAACGCTGCTGTGCTGCGCCGGGGCGCCGGCGCAGACGGAGGAGGTGAACCCCCTCGGACTTTGGATGGAGCGGGGCCATTCGGGCACCTACCGGGCGGGCGCGTATTTCGCGGTGGCGGTGACGATTGATGCGGCGCAGGAGGGGCAACTCAACGCCATGGGCCTGCGGGAGACCATCCCGGAGGGCTGGGAACTCGAAGGCGTGTCGGGCGTGCAGGGCGACGCGCCGGACATTTATCCGCCCCAGGGCGCGACGGGCCTGCTGGAGTTTGCCTGGATCATGCCACCTTCGCTGCCCTATGCCTTTGTCTACACCCTGCGGGTGCCCGAGGGCGACGGCGGTGTGAAACTCTTCCACGGCGCGCTGGAGTACCGGATGACGGCGGGGGCGCACTACGCCGCTCCGGTTGTCACCGAAGTGCGCGCGGGGGCGGGTAAGGCGCCGCAGATTGTGCTGAAGGGCGCGAACCCCATGAGCCTGCGGGTGGGCGGTGTGTGGGAGGAGCCGGGCTACATGGCGCTGGACAGCGAGAACCGGGACATCACGGCGCAGGTGACCGTGAGCGGCGCGGTGGACACGTCGCGGGCGGGCTGGTACGAGGTGGTCTACGAGGTGCCCGCCACGGAGAGCGCCCAGGCTGCCCGAAAAACCCGCGCGGTGCAGGTGACGGCGGGGGACACGGACGAGGGGGAACCCCCCGCGCCCACGCCGGGCGGGAGCGTCGCGCCGCCGCCGTTTGAGCCCGCGCAACCCGGCGACCCGAGGGCGGTGTCCAACCCCATCGCCGCGACCACGGACAGCAACCCGGCGCGGCTGGCGCAGGGCGCCGAACCGGGCGGAGCCGGGCGGGTGACCCGTCCCGAGCTGCCCGATTTATCGGGGTTGCGCCCGGACGCGCCACCAATACCGCCGCCCACCGTAACGGAAACGGTGTCGGCCACGGGGGATGTCGCCGTGGAGAATGCGGCGGTTTTGGAGGAACCAAAAGGGGCGGCGCTGGATAACACCCACACGGGCACCGACGCGGCCCAGACCGGCACCATGGAATCTGACCGACGAGAGGCCGTCACAGAAAAGACGCCGGAGGGCGGCCCGGCCAAACCGTCAAACCGGGGACCCCTCGCGGTGCTGGCGCTGTTCTG
Proteins encoded in this region:
- a CDS encoding DUF5011 domain-containing protein — protein: MNPLGLWMERGHSGTYRAGAYFAVAVTIDAAQEGQLNAMGLRETIPEGWELEGVSGVQGDAPDIYPPQGATGLLEFAWIMPPSLPYAFVYTLRVPEGDGGVKLFHGALEYRMTAGAHYAAPVVTEVRAGAGKAPQIVLKGANPMSLRVGGVWEEPGYMALDSENRDITAQVTVSGAVDTSRAGWYEVVYEVPATESAQAARKTRAVQVTAGDTDEGEPPAPTPGGSVAPPPFEPAQPGDPRAVSNPIAATTDSNPARLAQGAEPGGAGRVTRPELPDLSGLRPDAPPIPPPTVTETVSATGDVAVENAAVLEEPKGAALDNTHTGTDAAQTGTMESDRREAVTEKTPEGGPAKPSNRGPLAVLALFCAVVLVGGALLARLAYRGPVRRNP
- a CDS encoding DEAD/DEAH box helicase, whose protein sequence is MPAAPGKKNSARAEKNTTAKARKTPRTRKPEEMSLEQWQIALRREFGRDQSFTFKNLGREPFFSEFAVTNPKSGRTYRVAVRGAAPGDNFCSCPDFTVNTLGTCKHVEWLLGRLERKRGAKQAFRAGFHPPYSEVFVRYGAERRVCFRPGTACSKARLERAGTYFDAQGFLRPERVGEFGEFVRDSANAGHEVRIYEDALELVARLRDDASRRHRIAREFEGPGAEKAFKALVKTRLYPYQQKGALFAAKAGRCLIADDMGLGKTVQAITAVEILAKTAGVGRVLVVCPTALKHQWKQEIERFTARTARVVEGLSPERRRLYGAEDFYKITNYDTVHRDLAHIARWRPDVVILDEAQRIKNWETRRAQSVKRIDSPHAIVLTGTPLENRLSELHSIMEFVDRFHLGPLFRFLHEHQHVDDHGRVVGYRNLDHIKESLSAVLVRRRKKDVLLELPERTDKHFFVDMTEAQRAIHEENRDTVAQIVAKWRRMGFLTEHDQRRLMISLQFMRMSCNSAYLVDKVTRTGPKIDECHALLRDILESPDTKVVVFSQWLGTHELLMERMNGDGGACAFYHGSLDSKNRKSVIDRFKNDAGCRVLFCTDSGGVGLNLQIASALVNMDQPWNPAVLEQRVGRVHRLGQHRNVQVYHFIARDTIEHGMLDVLKFKSAMFEGVLDGGETEIFLGGSKMKKFMDTVDQVSGAIPAHVPVAEEFAEPELTPEDEAPWEEPDEEKKEEAREERVAAAAQPQSPLDGLLELGAELLNQFSRGMREGGGAQAPVRLENLVVRDGKTGRAAVHIPLPDADTAQKLGDLLGGLGALLKGFAKDR